The Cherax quadricarinatus isolate ZL_2023a chromosome 43, ASM3850222v1, whole genome shotgun sequence genome has a segment encoding these proteins:
- the holn1 gene encoding CD2 antigen cytoplasmic tail-binding protein 2 homolog isoform X5, which translates to MPLQTPVSPPVLHSAGQEEGTVDFEGETQITPFNMKEELEDGHFDGDGFYHFKKESETIKDAWLDDIDWVKVKHREGDEKKYGSDTESNADSDDNPGGTPASGIISVYTEILEFLKQGETVAKALKRLGGNKKMSSAQRWKLKKTGNLGNENGDNNMSDFLKLTELSNKIIETGNMDVYQETFEMINLKVERSKAPAPKPSMDIFADEDEHSTKETKCEDKLEGSIQGQHVHDSVAKISWELRWEDKEDAQIHGPFSNEKMLKWQESGYFKKGAYVRKTCEQGQSWYSTRRIDFDLYT; encoded by the exons GTCAGGAAGAAGGCACTGTGGATTTTGAGGGAGAGACTCAAATAACGCCATTTAACATGAAAGAGGAACTGGAAGATGGCCACTTTGATGGGGATGGCTTTTATCATTTTAAAAAGGAAAGTGAAACAATCAAGGATGCTTGGCTTGATGACATTGATTGGGTTAAG GTTAAGCACCGAGAAGGGGACGAAAAGAAGTACGGATCTGATACAGAGAGTAATGCGGACAGTGATGATAACCCTGGTGGAACACCAGCTAGTGGAATTATCTCAGTCTACACAGAGATTCTTGAATTTTTaaaacaaggagagacagtagcCAAAGCTTTGAAG AGACTTGGTGGAAACAAGAAAATGTCATCAGCCCAAAGATGGAAGTTGAAAAAAACTGGCAATTTGGGTAATGAGAATGGAGACAACAATATGTCAGATTTCCTCAAACTTACAGAGTTGTCTAATAAAATTATTGAGACTGGTAATATGGATGTCTATCAAGAAACTTTTGAGATGATAAATCTTAAG GTGGAGAGATCCAAAGCTCCTGCTCCTAAGCCTTCAATGGACATTTTTGCTGATGAAGACGAGCACTCGACCAAGGAGACGAAATGTGAAGATAAACTTGAAGGATCAATTCAAGGGCAGCATGTACACGATTCAGTTG caAAAATCAGTTGGGAGCTTCGCTGGGAAGACAAAGAAGATGCACAGATCCATGGGCCTTTTAGTAATGAGAAGATGTTGAAATGGCAAGAGTCTGGTTATTTCAAGAAAGGAGCTTACGTACGAAAGACCTGCGAGCAGGGTCAATCTTGGTACTCGACAAGACGTATTGATTTTGACCTATACACATAA